The Drosophila nasuta strain 15112-1781.00 chromosome 2R, ASM2355853v1, whole genome shotgun sequence genome segment ACATCTGGTCGCATCTTCCTAAAGCAGAACAGCAATAAATCGGAGCGCAAGCTACCCGACTTACCAAGTAAGCTGATTAAAAGgctaattaataataacacattaacaatataaattgtaGATTCGAACGTCAGCTGTTCCTGCTGGGAGATTATTACAGAAGGACGCAATAGCTATTGCTTGCTGGGTCGGGAACGTGAAGTTATTAAGCTAATGCACGGTCAGACAGTGGGTACTATAACAGCGAACTTGTTTGAGAAACCGTATGATCGAATCATCAAGATATCGGCATCGTACAACCATCAGCATTTGGCATTGTACACAAACACTGGATTGCTTTGGCTGGGCAGCGTTGATATGCAGCAAAAGTACTGTGAATTTGATACTGGACGAAAGGATAAGCCGTTGCAAATTGAATGGATTATGAACACGCACAACACAGATGCCGATGCTGTCGTCATTTCCTATCCGTCGTATCTGCTGATTGTAAATCGCAATGCGGATCGTAGTGAATTCCCCTACGATCCCATCATGTTCCTTGTAGCCGAAATGGATGGTGTGCGCATCATAACGCAGAGTTCACATGAAATGATACAACGTTTGCCCAAATGTgtggaaaatatatttgcggTGAACAGCCAAGCGCCGGCCAGCTATCTGTTTGAAGCGCAGAAGAAGTTCGAAGAGAAGTCCTATAAATCAGATGAATATCTGAGCATGTGTCGATCCCAACATTGAATTGGCTGTCAACGAATGCATCGAGGCGGCTACCTATGAGTTTTGCCCCGAGACGCAAAAAAAGTTTAATGCGGGTATGATTCCGAAATATCTTAGTCacaagaaatattaaaataatttattaattgtagACAGCATATTTTGGCAAGGGATTCATTCCGTCACATAATCCAGAAGAGTATATGCACATCCTAAGAATATTGCGAGTTTTGAATACGTTGCGGCACGAGAAAATTGCCATCCCGCTAACTTATAAACAGTAAGTTGCCAGATCAACAAATCTTTATCTTTGCTTAATTAACGCCATATTCACAGATTCACGCATCTGAAACCTGATGTCATTCTTAGCCGTTTGGTCTTTCGCAAGCACTATGGTGTGGCCATCCAAGTAGCAAAGCATCTAAAGCTACCCGAATCTTGGATTTTAGAGCATTGGGCTTACCATAAAATTATGCATGATCCGAGTAAGAGTTGCGCGTCTCGACATTCGCTTTATACCATTTCATTATAATCAATTTGCAGACGATAATGAGGTGGCTCGCAAGATTACGGAGAAGTTCAAGAATCCTTCCATTGAGGGTATTTCCTACTGCAACATTGCTGAGAAAGCGCACCAAAGCGGACGCGATAAGCTGGCCATCATACTGCTGGAGATGGAGCCGCGTGCCTCATTGCAGGTGCCGTTACTGCTCAAGATGGAAGAATTTGAACGAGCTGTTGCCAGTGCCACACAATCTGGGGATACCGAACTAGTGACATCGGTGCTGCTggaaataaagaagaaaatgaTGCTTTCCAATTTCCATGTGAGTTCCTAGTTGGCATTTTatcttttgaaattttaactaaacTATTTAATTCTTAGATGCTAATACGTAACTATCCCTTGGCTTTGAATATCTATAAGAAAATTATGTCAGAGTCAAGTCGAACTGCACTTTACGATATCTACAACACTGAGGATGATCACAAGTCCATTGCTGAATATCATTTCAATAATGCAATTGATAGCGAAGGACTTGAATCAAATCTGTCGCTAATTGGCAACAGCTACTCGCAGGGTCGTTGCACTGTGGAGGCTGAACTATGCGCCGACACGGCACGCCtccttaaaatgcaaaaaacacATGCTAATAAACCGAATGGCGGCGAATCTATGAGTGGTCTATCTATACATGATACTATGTTGGAGCTGCTGAGAAGAGGTGAACTCAAAGAAGCCGAGAAGATGAAAACCGATTACAAGGTGCCGGATCGACGTTTCTGGTGGA includes the following:
- the LOC132787504 gene encoding LOW QUALITY PROTEIN: vacuolar protein sorting-associated protein 16 homolog (The sequence of the model RefSeq protein was modified relative to this genomic sequence to represent the inferred CDS: deleted 1 base in 1 codon; substituted 2 bases at 2 genomic stop codons), which gives rise to MPIMYNTGEWFKVRPDYYRKVELATPDWPIDIDLEYMQLVAAPYGGPLAVIRDMAQLVPVQGSSRSMIRIFDTTGNETGHILWNHGKLISMGWSDTEELICVLENAKVFVFDMFGNEKESYSIGGEASVIKILEAKVFQSAAGTGVAVRTTSGRIFLKQNSNKSERKLPDLPNSNVSCSCWEIITEGRNSYCLLGREREVIKLMHGQTVGTITANLFEKPYDRIIKISASYNHQHLALYTNTGLLWLGSVDMQQKYCEFDTGRKDKPLQIEWIMNTHNTDADAVVISYPSYLLIVNRNADRSEFPYDPIMFLVAEMDGVRIITQSSHEMIQRLPKCVENIFAVNSQAPASYLFEAQKKFEEKSYKSDEYLSMCRSQIELAVNECIEAATYEFCPETQKKNIKIIYXLXTAYFGKGFIPSHNPEEYMHILRILRVLNTLRHEKIAIPLTYKQFTHLKPDVILSRLVFRKHYGVAIQVAKHLKLPESWILEHWAYHKIMHDPNDNEVARKITEKFKNPSIEGISYCNIAEKAHQSGRDKLAIILLEMEPRASLQVPLLLKMEEFERAVASATQSGDTELVTSVLLEIKKKMMLSNFHMLIRNYPLALNIYKKIMSESSRTALYDIYNTEDDHKSIAEYHFNNAIDSEGLESNLSLIGNSYSQGRCTVEAELCADTARLLKMQKTHANKPNGGESMSGLSIHDTMLELLRRGELKEAEKMKTDYKVPDRRFWWMRILTLAEKHNWTELEKFSKSKKSPIGYEPFVEVCVQQENAKEAQKYIARCPDQRKVHWYMRANLYDEAIDCAFEQRDMHCLYELQLKIRVLRDQGLIEKIGNAIAMLEARR